The Setaria italica strain Yugu1 chromosome IX, Setaria_italica_v2.0, whole genome shotgun sequence genome has a window encoding:
- the LOC101758100 gene encoding 10 kDa chaperonin, mitochondrial — protein MAKRLIPSLNRVLVEKLLQPKKSAGGILLPETTKQLNAAKVIAVGPGDRDRDGKLIPVSLNEGDTVLLPEYGGTEVKLAEKEYLLFREHDILGKLLE, from the exons ATGGCGAAGCGTCTGATCCCCTCGCTGAACCGGGTGCTGGTGGAGAAGCTGCTGCAGCCCAAGAAGAGCGCCggcggcatcctcctcccggaGACCACCAAGCAG CTGAATGCTGCTAAAGTCATAGCTGTTGGTCCTGGTGATCGTGATAGGGATGGCAAGCTGATCCCTGTATCCCTGAATGAAGGTGACACTGTTCTACTTCCTGAGTATGGTGGAACAGAAGTGAAGCTCGCTGAGAAGGA GTACCTTCTTTTCAGAGAGCACGACATACTGGGAAAGCTTTTGGAGTAA
- the LOC101757290 gene encoding calcium/calmodulin-dependent serine/threonine-protein kinase 1 → MGLCYGKSAGVQEPAAEEETQVAAGAAPPAVARDDGAASPAKAPPTPKQPKFSFYLPSPLPTSSYKGSPANSSVASTPARKRPFPPPSPAKHIRALLARRHGSVKPNEASIPEGAEPDLGLDKSFGYSKHFAAKYDLGREVGRGHFGYTCAAKAKKGELKGEDVAVKVIPKAKMTTAIAIEDVRREVRILSSLTGHSNLVQFYDAFEDEENVYVVMELCKGGELLDRILARGGKYSEEDAKVVIHQILSVASFCHLQGVVHRDLKPENFLFMSKDENSALKVIDFGLSDFVKPDERLNDIVGSAYYVAPEVLHRSYGTEADMWSIGVIAYILLCGSRPFWARTESGIFRAVLKADPSFDDTPWPTLSAEAKDFVRRLLNKDYRKRMTAAQALCHPWIRGTQEVKINLDMIIYRLMRAYISSSSLRRSALRALAKTLTIDQLFYLREQFTLLGPNKSGHISLQNMKTALMKNSSGAMNDSRVVDFVNSICNIPYGKFDFEEFSASAISVYQMEGLETWEQHARQAYELFDKEGNRPIVIEELVSELGLGPSVPLHIVLQDWIRHPDGKLSFLGFIKLLHGVSSRPIPKV, encoded by the exons ATGGGCCTCTGCTACGGCAAGTCGGCGGGGGTCCAGGAGCCTGCGGCGGAGGAAGAAACCCAAGTAGCTGCCGGCGCGGCACCTCCAGCGGTGGCCCGCGATGATGGGgccgcgtcgccggcgaaggCGCCCCCGACGCCCAAGCAGCCCAAGTTCTCCTTCTACCTGCCGAGCCCGCTCCCAACCTCCAGCTACAAGGGCTCGCCGGCCAACTCCAGCGTCGCGTCCACGCCGGCGCGCAAGCGCCCGTTcccgccgccatcgcccgccAAGCACATCCGCGCGCTCCTGGCGCGCCGGCACGGCTCGGTCAAGCCCAACGAGGCGTCCATCCCCGAGGGCGCCGAGCCGGACCTGGGGCTGGACAAGAGCTTCGGATACTCCAAGCACTTCGCGGCCAAGTACGACCTCGGCCGGGAGGTGGGGCGCGGCCACTTCGGCTACACCTGCGCCGCCAAGGCCAAGAAGGGCGAGCTCAAGGGCGAGGACGTCGCCGTCAAGGTCATTCCCAAGGCCAAG ATGACTACTGCTATTGCCATTGAAGATGTCAGAAGGGAAGTCAGAATATTGAGTTCTTTGACAGGCCACAGCAATCTAGTGCAGTTTTATGATGCTTTTGAGGATGAAGAAAATGTATATGTTGTTATGGA GTTATGCAAAGGAGGTGAACTGCTGGACAGGATTTTGGCTAG AGGTGGAAAATATTCTGAGGAAGATGCTAAGGTTGTTATTCACCAAATTCTAAGTGTTGCTTCATTTTGCCATCTTCAGGGTGTTGTTCATCGGGATCTGAAACCAGAG aattttcttttcatGTCAAAGGATGAGAATTCTGCCTTGAAAGTCATAGACTTTGGTTTGTCTGACTTTGTTAAGCCAG ATGAAAGACTTAATGACATTGTTGGAAGTGCATATTATGTTGCTCCTGAAGTGCTCCATCGATCTTACGGCACTGAGGCAGATATGTGGAGCATCGGAGTAATTGCATATATTTTGCTTTGTGGAAGCCGCCCTTTCTGGGCACGAACTGAGTCTGGAATTTTTCGAGCTGTCCTAAAAGCAGACCCTAGTTTTGATGATACCCCTTGGCCTACCCTTTCTGCTGAAGCAAAAGATTTTGTAAGAAGGCTACTCAATAAGGATTACCGCAAGAGGATGACTGCTGCACAAGCCCTCT GCCATCCATGGATCCGTGGCACTCAGGAAGTTAAGATTAATTTAGACATGATTATCTACAGGCTCATGAGGGCTTACATAAGTTCATCTTCTCTACGGAGGTCTGCATTGAGG GCTCTTGCAAAGACACTGACGATAGATCAACTCTTCTACCTGAGAGAGCAGTTTACACTGTTAGGTCCAAACAAGAGTGGCCATATCTCCTTGCAAAATATGAAGACG GCCTTGATGAAGAATTCCTCAGGTGCAATGAATGATTCTAGGGTTGTTGACTTTGTTAACTCA ATATGCAATATCCCATATGGAAAGTTTGATTTCGAGGAGTTCTCTGCTTCGGCTATTAGCGTTTATCAAATGGAAGGCCTAGAGACGTGGGAACAACATGCTCGGCAAGCGTATGAATTATTTGACAAGGAGGGCAACAGACCAATTGTGATCGAAGAACTTGTATCG GAACTTGGACTTGGCCCTTCAGTTCCACTTCATATTGTTCTCCAAGATTGGATCAGACATCCCGATGGAAAACTCAGTTTCCTCGGATTCATAAAACTATTGCATGGAGTTTCTTCGCGCCCTATCCCTAAAGTCTGA
- the LOC101772038 gene encoding GDSL esterase/lipase At5g45910 → MYFDYHVAARQLARTVSSDPWRLLRGASPSPPPPPSPRVPVRRRSISRWRRLLRLHHLLPRRPRHRALPYGETFFRRPTGRFCDGRLIVDFIAEAPGLPFSPLFLRGGGGRTAEEFRHGANFAVGTATALGKDFFREMGLSPALVRFIPPCSLDVQMEWFKQVLRLLGPTEQERKGIMPSSLFVVGEIGENDYSYLILQNRSLDAVIKPLVIPKVVAKIENAIKVLIDLGARTIVVPGHFPMGCLPRYLTMLQSTDPGDYDASGCIRRLNDLIQQHNRAIRTLLARIPRDPAVAGFYAAVVYADYYEAGLEIIRTLSSTAAAEPPSPPACRHRRPSRRRRHRLAMRRRDQLLALLLWLRVVGASRRYRHCCHGWTSTPLLPLPIVALRPTARRSQSYCLYLVGGAGDRSLGKEWRWQLAGATRPQGG, encoded by the exons ATGTACTTCGATTATCATGTTGCAGCTCGGCAGTTAGCAAGGACGGTATCATCCGATCCATGGCGGCTTCTCCGCGGTgcttccccttctcctcctccacctccatctcctCGTGTGCCCGTACGCCGCCGCAGCATCAGCCGCTGGCGTCGCCTCCTGCGGCTACACCACCTTCTTCCCCGACGCCCCCGCCACCGCGCGCTGCCGTACGGCGAGACCTTCTTCcgccgccccaccggccgctTCTGCGACGGCAGGCTCATCGTCGACTTCATAG CGGAGGCGCCGGGGCTGCCGTTCTCGCCCCTgttcctccgcggcggcggcggcaggacggcggaggAGTTCCGGCACGGGGCCAACTTCGCGGTGGGCACGGCGACGGCGCTGGGCAAGGATTTCTTCAGGGAGATGGGGCTCAGCCCGGCCCTCGTCCGCTTCATCCCGCCCTGCTCGCTGGACGTGCAGATGGAGTGGTTCAAGCAGGTGCTCCGCTTGCTCGGGCCCACGGAGCA GGAACGCAAGGGCATCATGCCGAGCTCCCTGTTCGTCGTGGGGGAGATCGGGGAGAACGATTACAGCTACCTCATCCTGCAGAACCGATCCCTGGACGCTGTGATCAAACCCTTGGTGATACCAAAAGTTGTTGCAAAGATAGAAAACGCCATCAAG GTCCTGATTGACCTAGGAGCCAGGACGATCGTCGTCCCAGGGCATTTCCCGATGGGCTGCCTGCCGCGGTACCTCACCATGTTACAGAGCACCGACCCGGGCGACTACGACGCCTCCGGATGCATCAGGCGCCTCAACGACCTCATCCAGCAGCACAACCGTGCCATCAGGACCTTGCTGGCTCGGATCCCCCGGGATCCGGCGGTCGCCGGCTTCTACGCAGCCGTCGTCTACGCCGACTACTACGAAGCCGGCCTGGAGATCATCCGAACCCTCTCAAGCACG GCTGCAGCTGAGCCGCCGTCTCCTCCTGcgtgccgccaccgtcgcccctcgcgccgccgccgccaccggctggCCATGCGCCGCCGTGACCAGCTCCTCGCACTACTGCTTTGGCTCCGTGTGGTCGGCGCCTCGCGCCGCTATCGCCACTGCTGCCACGGCTGGACCTCCACACCGCTGCTCCCGCTCCCTATTGTGGCTCTCCGCCCAACCGCCCGCCGCTCCCAGTCTTACTGCCTATATCTCGTGGGGGGAGCCGGAGACCGGAGCCTAGGGAAGGAGTGGCGATGGCAGCTGGCAGGAGCGACGAGGCCGCAGGGAGGGTGA
- the LOC101758513 gene encoding GDSL esterase/lipase At1g28600, which produces MASSSMARVVPLLLLLLLVVWPCPAASAGRNDDPPGASCYKRLFSLGDSITDAGNLASVAPNTSVLAFPYGETFFRRPTGRFCDGRLIVDFIAEALKLPFLTPFLAGKTAADFRQGANFAVSGATALSQQFFKDMGLDLAILPPFSLDVQLEWFKRVLHLLGPTEKERQDIMSSSLFLLGEIGINDYNHPFFQNRSFVDEIRPLVPKVIEKIENATKVLFGLGAKTIVVPGTIPVGCMPRYLTMFQSDNPGDYDAAGCIRWLNDFAEEHNRALRRMLGQLRPRDDHPGVAVVYADYYGAILEITRNPLKHGFRKDVALTACCGDGGPHNSGTLIACNATSVLCPDPSRHISWDGVHLTEAAYQFVAGGVLDGPYAAPPILSKCRC; this is translated from the exons ATGGCGTCTTCGTCCATGGCGCGTGTCGTCCCCcttctcctgctgctcctcctcgtcgtgtGGCCGTGCCCCGCCGCGTCGGCCGGCCGGAACGACGACCCGCCGGGCGCGTCCTGCTACAAGCGGCTGTTCAGCCTGGGCGACTCCATCACCGACGCCGGTAACCTCGCCAGCGTGGCCCCCAACACCTCCGTCCTAGCGTTCCCCTACGGCGAGACCTTCTTCcgccgccccaccggccgctTCTGCGACGGCAGGCTCATCGTCGACTTCATCG CGGAGGCGTTGAAGCTGCCGTTCCTGACCCCGTTCCTCGCCGGGAAGACGGCGGCGGACTTCCGGCAGGGGGCGAACTTCGCAGTGTCCGGCGCGACGGCGCTGAGCCAGCAGTTCTTTAAAGACATGGGTCTTGACCTGGCCATCCTGCCGCCCTTCTCGCTGGACGTGCAGCTCGAGTGGTTCAAGCGCGTGCTCCACTTGCTCGGCCCTACTGAGAAAG AGCGCCAGGACATCATGTCGAGCTCGCTGTTCCTGTTAGGGGAGATCGGGATCAACGACTACAACCACCCCTTCTTCCAGAACCGGTCCTTCGTCGACGAGATCAGGCCCCTGGTCCCAAAAGTTATCGAAAAGATCGAAAACGCCACCAAG GTGCTGTTCGGGCTTGGAGCGAAGACGATCGTGGTCCCCGGGACGATCCCCGTGGGGTGCATGCCTCGGTACCTGACCATGTTCCAGAGCGACAACCCCGGCGACTACGACGCCGCCGGGTGCATCCGGTGGCTCAACGACTTCGCCGAGGAGCACAACCGCGCGCTCCGGCGCATGCTGGGGCAGCTCCGCCCCCGCGACGACCACCCGGGGGTCGCCGTCGTCTACGCCGACTACTACGGCGCCATCCTGGAGATCACCCGCAACCCTCTCAAGCACG GGTTCAGGAAGGATGTCGCGTTGACGGCGTGCTGCGGCGACGGAGGCCCCCACAACTCCGGCACGCTCATCGCCTGCAACGCCACGTCGGTCCTGTGCCCGGACCCGTCCAGGCACATCTCGTGGGACGGCGTGCACCTCACCGAAGCGGCCTACCAGTTCGTGGCGGGGGGCGTGCTCGACGGCCCGTACGCAGCGCCGCCCATCCTGTCCAAATGCAGATGctga
- the LOC101771635 gene encoding agamous-like MADS-box protein AGL29 — MGRQKIEMKKIESEEARSVCFSKRRAGMCKKAAELSILCGAMVAIVVFSPSGRPFSFGSPSFKAVYNRFRTLIDPAISGESCDGSSEETNTTHELLEYSELEQSIEGEKKRKKRLDETIIERDIDARVMDLLTTEVYSSGLDDLQEFHKKLVAIQDIVKEKIKQVMQEERHPTRPYPPTFIDLVSKYMLDMQIDTHISSTTLNSNHTAADGLDVNGPSTSSVHAVGTSVNYPSNQLDG, encoded by the coding sequence ATGGGTAGGCAAAAGATCGAGATGAAGAAAATCGAGAGTGAGGAGGCACGCTCGGTGTGCTTCTCCAAGCGTCGTGCGGGCATGTGCAAGAAGGCTGCTGAGCTCTCCATTCTTTGCGGTGCCATGGTCGCTATTGTTGTCTTCTCCCCTTCTGGTAGGCCCTTCTCATTTGGTAGTCCCTCTTTTAAGGCCGTGTACAATCGCTTCCGTACCTTGATCGACCCTGCTATAAGTGGTGAGAGTTGTGATGGTAGTAGCGAGGAGACAAACACTACACATGAGCTTTTAGAGTACTCAGAGTTGGAACAATCGATTGAGGgtgagaagaagagaaagaagagaTTAGATGAGACAATTATTGAGCGAGATATTGATGCGCGTGTGATGGATTTGTTGACTACGGAAGTCTACTCATCAGGGCTTGATGACCTGCAAGAATTCCACAAGAAGCTTGTAGCAATACAAGATATTGTCAAGGAAAAGATCAAACAGGTGATGCAAGAAGAAAGGCACCCAACACGACCATATCCACCTACGTTTATCGATTTGGTTTCAAAGTACATGCTTGATATGCAAATTGATACACATATTTCTTCCACGACTCTGAATTCTAACCACACAGCTGCTGATGGGCTTGATGTCAATGGCCCCTCGACTAGCAGTGTCCATGCCGTTGGTACCTCGGTGAACTATCCCAGCAATCAACTTGATGGGTGA
- the LOC101756484 gene encoding heat stress transcription factor B-4d, which yields MAFLVERGSGGGGETVVSKAMEMEMMSSHAKPVVPAPFLTKTFQLVDDPRTDHVVSWGEDGSTFVVWRPPEFARDLLPNYFKHNNFSSFVRQLNTYGFRKIVADRWEFANEFFKKGAKHLLSEIHRRKSSSCSQPPQQPFPPHQPYLSLFSPPPPPHPPPSAYRVREEDHHGGGKDFLATLSEDNRELRRRNSLLLSELAHMRRLYNDIIYFLQNHVEPVAPPPPPAATGCRLVELGSGDTWPPTTRRPRGDDDDDEAPVKLFGVRLNDGKKRKAQAAVLLEEEDDDDDRCDGDGDHINGHGDGDDQGSETY from the exons ATGGCATTCCTTGTGGAGAGgggcagtggtggtggtggtgagacGGTGGTGTCCAAggccatggagatggagatgatgaGCTCGCACGCCAAGCCGGTGGTGCCGGCGCCCTTCCTGACCAAGACCTTCCAGCTGGTGGACGACCCCCGCACTGACCACGTCGTGTCGTGGGGGGAGGACGGCTCCACCTTCGTGGTGTGGCGGCCGCCGGAGTTCGCCAGGGACCTCCTCCCCAACTACTTCAAGCACAACAACTTCTCCAGCTTCGTCAGGCAGCTCAACACCTAC GGGTTCAGGAAGATCGTGGCAGACAGGTGGGAGTTCGCCAACGAGTTCTTCAAGAAGGGCGCCAAGCACCTCCTCTCGGAGATCCACCGGAGGAAGTCCTCGTCGTGCTCGCAGCCGCCGCAACAGCCATTCCCTCCGCACCAGCCTTACCTCAGCCtcttttcgccgccgccgccgccgcatccgcccCCGTCGGCGTACCGCGTCCGGGAGGAGGATcaccacggcggcggcaaggacTTCCTTGCGACGCTGTCGGAGGACAACCGGGAGCTCCGGCGGCGCAACTCGCTGCTGCTGTCAGAGCTGGCGCACATGAGGCGGCTCTACAACGACATCATCTACTTCCTGCAGAACCACGTGGAGCCtgtggcaccgccgccgccaccggcggccACCGGCTGCAGGCTCGTGGAGCTCGGCTCTGGTGACACCTGGCCACCGACGACGCGGAGGCcgcgcggcgacgacgacgacgacgaggcgccGGTGAAGCTGTTTGGCGTGCGGCTGAACGAcggcaagaagaggaaggcgcAGGCGGCCGTGCtgctggaagaagaagacgatgacgatgatCGGTGTGATGGCGATGGTGACCACATCAATGGACATGGCGATGGCGATGACCAGGGAAGCGAGACGTATTAG
- the LOC101756894 gene encoding uncharacterized protein LOC101756894, with product MAIPPPRIAGGGGGRKPRIPPLPPARTLLTALAAAVALAVLCLLSSSPAASLSGAWRSGARSGDKYLYWGGRVDCPGKHCGSCAGLGHQESSLRCALEEALFLGRVFVMPSRMCLSSVHNTKGVLQSSETSKQRWEESSCAMESLYDIDQISRTVPVILDNSKTWHDIVSKSVKLEVGGVAHVQGISRGELKQNSLYSTALIINRTASPLAWFMECKDRKNRSSVMLSYTFLPSMPAKKLRDAANKMKEILDDYDAIHVRRGDLLKNRKDRFGVERSLHPHLDRDTRPEYIRKRIAKWIPPGRTLYIASNERTPGFFSSLSDRYKLAYSSNFSSILEPVIENNYQLFMVERLIMQGAKTFVKTMREFDSDLTLCDDPKKNTKVWQRPVYTDD from the exons ATGGCGATACCTCCTCCCCGGatcgccgggggcggcggcggccgcaagCCGAGGATTCCGCCGCTCCCACCGGCGAGGACCCTCCTAACTGCATTGGCAGCAGCGGTGGCGCTCGCCGTACTTTGCCTCCTATCCTCGTCCCCCGCCGCCTCGCTGTCGGGTGCTTGGAGATCCGGAGCTAGGAGCGGCGACAAGTACCTTTACTGGGGCGGCCGCGTCGACTGCCCCGGAAAGCACTGCGGGTCCTGCGCCGGGCTCGGGCACCAGGAGTCAAGCCTCCGCTGCGCCCTCGAGGAGGCCCTCTTCCTCGGCAG AGTATTTGTGATGCCCTCAAGAATGTGCCTAAGCTCAGTACATAACACAAAGGGGGTCCTCCAAAGCAGTGAAACTTCAAAACAAAG ATGGGAAGAAAGTTCTTGTGCTATGGAATCTCTATATGATATTGATCAGATCTCAAGAACAGTACCGGTTATTCTGGACAATTCCAAGACATGGCATGATATAGTATCAAAAAGTGTGAAATTAGAAGTGGGAGGTGTGGCACATGTGCAAGGAATTAGCAGAGGTGAACTCAAACAAAATTCCCTGTACTCAACAGCTCTCATAATAAACCGTACTGCAAGTCCTCTTGCTTG GTTTATGGAGTGCAAGGATCGCAAGAACCGCAGCTCTGTTATGTTATCCTACACCTTTTTGCCAAGTATGCCAGCAAAAAAATTGAGGGATGCAGCAAATAAG ATGAAAGAAATACTTGATGACTATGATGCTATTCATGTGAGAAGAGGCGATCTATTGAAAAATAGGAAAGATAGATTTGGTGTTGAACGGAGCCTTCATCCCCATCTAGACCGAGACACTCGCCCTGAATACATCAGAAAAAGAATTGCAAAATGGATTCCACCAGGTCGAACTCTATACATTGCATCAAATGAAAGAACTCCAGGCTTCTTTTCCTCTCTGTCAGACAG GTACAAGTTAGCATACTCATCCAACTTCAGTAGCATATTGGAGCCAGTAATTGAGAACAACTATCAGCTATTCATGGTGGAGAGGCTCATCATGCAAGGAGCAAAGACATTTGTCAAGACAATGAGAGAATTTGACAGTGATTTGACCCTCTGTGATGATCCCAAGAAGAACACCAAGGTTTGGCAAAGGCCAGTGTATACAGATGATTGA